In Actinomycetota bacterium, one genomic interval encodes:
- the recJ gene encoding single-stranded-DNA-specific exonuclease RecJ, which translates to MSLQESFDDDRTAQSAGGYIWSFKGFDETVALKLSKELSVSIHLASLLAARGITSAGAAFGFLSPSLSSLLDPFLLEGVQAAATRLAEAISKGEPIAVFGDFDVDGITAAALAVRVLRDLGAEVNFYIPSRFKEGYGLSASALKRLKESGVSIILTVDTGISAIEEVDYANDLGLSVIITDHHEPGISLPKAYAVINPKKDGPDHPMRNLAGVGVVFKLLSALAQKLPEKDYDILNHLDLVALGTVADMVPLLGENRVMVKEGLNRLKPSGKPGLRALMQIASLKADKVSAEDAAYFLVPRLNAAGRVADATKCVKLLLSSDLDESIELAKRIDGRNKERRKIEETITAEVFSMAKELDLDKELVIVLASADWHEGVKGIVASRLANRYKRPTFLLTLKDGLAVGSGRSIPSFNLFEALTGCEDILETFGGHAGAAGLKIKEELIEDFKERINRIAKERLSQDDLIPRLAIDLRIDSSDISLELLEELEMLSPFGVGNPPPIFRLRAASLEGSSYVGSDKRHLSFKIAAHPSGGGGRSPSLSGISFNHKDKFDSFNSDSLAGADLVCGLVKNEWNENVSPQLHLVDYLKKETLGDNFLKELFLRSSEVLEDDPHRNIIDSDSFYTKAVGVTFEGRQETIKALTPGEDLKLIRDENNSFDPSAIKIVDGRGAQIGFLKAAISKHLAAAIDSGVPYKVKITEVTGGGDKNLGVNILVKKDAPLRKEGALKHGLTFAGLADLSEDELIKSLAEILLSGKELFAKQREAISLLKEGKNTLVIMGTGRGKSAIFHIFSALRAIKEDKISIILYPLRSLINDQLNYLQEEFSKIGLGVVRLSGDIDFEEREAIFSALFAGAAHIALTTPEFLHHNMDQFQVLSKKIGFFVVDEAHHVSTSSELHRPLYSRLKQMAKNLKDPLILALTATAGEKVAREIIDTLGIERLVIDPFIRENLKLVDKRGIKKKDDYIRNFLSKRTGGNKSIIYVNSREQSVKIASFLRDNLPALKDRTAYYNAGLDAATRHEIEARFKRGDISVVVSTSAFGEGVNIPDISDIFIYHMPFSFIEYNQESGRAGRDGERADIHLLFGEDDAKINRFILESMAPSRKSLTDLYLTLKNLSSTSGSIEAGNCDILSELEATGSKFLSESGIYAGLKIFEEIGLLEIVGSRGDRVIRLKNHSMKLSLSDSVRFEEGVDEKDLFASFKDWVMMSGEDELLSMINQPIYPKGLLKVE; encoded by the coding sequence TTGTCCTTGCAAGAATCCTTCGATGATGACCGGACCGCTCAATCTGCGGGTGGTTACATATGGTCATTTAAGGGTTTCGATGAAACCGTTGCTCTAAAGCTCTCTAAAGAACTCTCCGTATCCATCCATCTTGCCAGCCTTCTTGCGGCAAGGGGAATCACCTCAGCCGGTGCGGCCTTTGGCTTTTTATCTCCCAGCCTCTCATCCCTTCTTGATCCCTTTCTGTTAGAAGGCGTCCAGGCCGCGGCCACCCGTTTAGCTGAAGCCATCTCCAAGGGCGAGCCCATAGCCGTCTTTGGAGATTTTGACGTCGATGGCATAACCGCCGCGGCTCTGGCCGTAAGGGTCCTTCGTGACCTTGGGGCCGAGGTCAACTTCTATATTCCAAGCCGCTTTAAAGAGGGCTATGGGCTGAGCGCGTCCGCTCTAAAGCGTTTGAAGGAGTCGGGCGTCTCAATAATCTTGACGGTCGATACCGGCATTTCGGCCATAGAGGAGGTTGATTACGCTAATGATCTTGGTCTTTCGGTAATAATCACCGATCATCACGAGCCCGGGATAAGCCTCCCCAAAGCCTATGCCGTCATAAATCCCAAAAAGGATGGCCCAGATCATCCAATGCGAAATCTTGCCGGCGTCGGCGTCGTCTTCAAACTCCTTTCGGCTCTGGCCCAGAAGCTCCCAGAGAAAGATTATGATATCTTAAACCATCTTGACCTGGTGGCTCTGGGGACGGTGGCAGATATGGTCCCCCTCCTTGGGGAGAACAGGGTCATGGTCAAAGAGGGGCTTAATAGACTTAAGCCTAGCGGCAAACCCGGCCTTAGGGCTCTTATGCAGATCGCCTCGCTCAAGGCGGATAAGGTCTCGGCCGAAGACGCCGCCTATTTTCTTGTCCCCCGCTTAAATGCAGCCGGAAGGGTGGCCGATGCCACCAAATGCGTAAAACTCCTTCTCTCAAGCGACTTGGACGAATCGATTGAGCTTGCAAAGCGAATCGATGGAAGGAATAAAGAGAGGCGTAAGATAGAGGAGACGATCACGGCCGAGGTCTTCTCCATGGCCAAAGAGCTGGATTTGGATAAAGAATTGGTGATAGTTCTCGCCTCAGCCGATTGGCACGAGGGGGTCAAGGGGATAGTCGCCTCACGCCTTGCCAATCGATATAAGCGTCCCACCTTTCTTCTAACCCTAAAGGACGGTCTGGCTGTTGGCAGCGGCCGCAGCATCCCCTCCTTCAACCTTTTCGAAGCTTTGACAGGCTGCGAGGATATCCTGGAGACTTTCGGCGGGCACGCCGGAGCCGCCGGCTTAAAGATCAAAGAGGAGCTGATTGAGGATTTTAAGGAGCGGATCAACCGGATAGCCAAAGAGAGGCTGAGTCAAGACGATCTCATCCCTCGCCTCGCTATCGATCTAAGGATAGATTCTTCAGATATATCGCTTGAGCTCCTTGAGGAACTTGAAATGCTCTCCCCATTTGGCGTGGGCAATCCCCCGCCCATTTTTCGGTTGAGGGCCGCATCTCTAGAGGGGTCAAGTTATGTTGGAAGCGATAAGAGGCATCTATCATTCAAGATAGCCGCTCACCCAAGTGGGGGGGGTGGGAGAAGCCCGTCACTTTCCGGGATATCGTTCAATCACAAGGATAAGTTCGATTCGTTCAACTCCGATAGTTTGGCCGGGGCCGACTTAGTCTGCGGGCTCGTCAAAAATGAATGGAACGAAAACGTTTCCCCCCAACTTCATCTGGTCGATTATCTCAAAAAAGAGACTTTAGGCGATAATTTTCTAAAAGAGCTTTTTTTGCGCTCGTCCGAAGTGCTCGAGGATGATCCCCATCGAAACATCATCGACTCCGATTCATTCTATACCAAGGCGGTTGGGGTGACATTCGAGGGTCGCCAGGAGACCATCAAAGCGCTCACTCCGGGCGAAGATCTCAAGTTGATTAGGGATGAGAATAATTCCTTCGACCCCAGCGCCATCAAGATTGTGGACGGGCGGGGAGCCCAAATCGGCTTTCTTAAGGCGGCCATCTCCAAGCATTTGGCCGCCGCTATAGATTCGGGGGTGCCTTACAAGGTAAAGATAACCGAGGTAACCGGAGGCGGGGACAAGAATCTTGGAGTAAACATCCTGGTCAAAAAGGATGCACCCTTAAGGAAAGAAGGAGCACTTAAGCACGGGCTCACCTTTGCTGGTCTTGCAGATTTAAGCGAAGATGAGCTCATTAAATCACTTGCAGAAATCTTGCTTAGCGGAAAGGAGCTATTTGCCAAACAGAGGGAGGCCATCAGCCTGCTAAAAGAGGGCAAAAATACCCTGGTCATCATGGGAACGGGGCGGGGAAAATCAGCCATCTTCCACATATTCTCGGCTCTTCGAGCTATTAAGGAGGACAAGATATCCATAATCCTCTACCCCTTGCGTTCGCTCATAAACGACCAATTAAACTATCTTCAAGAGGAGTTCTCAAAGATAGGGCTCGGGGTCGTTCGTCTCTCTGGTGACATCGATTTCGAGGAGAGGGAGGCGATATTTTCGGCGCTTTTTGCCGGAGCGGCCCACATCGCCCTGACGACTCCAGAGTTCCTCCATCACAATATGGATCAGTTTCAAGTGCTCTCAAAGAAGATCGGTTTTTTTGTTGTCGATGAGGCTCACCACGTAAGCACCTCATCCGAGCTTCATCGTCCGCTCTACTCCCGCCTCAAGCAGATGGCCAAAAATTTAAAAGATCCTCTAATCTTGGCCTTGACGGCTACGGCCGGCGAAAAAGTGGCAAGGGAGATAATCGACACTCTGGGGATTGAGCGTTTGGTAATAGATCCCTTCATAAGGGAAAACTTAAAGCTGGTGGACAAGAGGGGAATAAAGAAGAAGGACGATTATATCAGGAATTTTCTTTCAAAGAGGACCGGAGGCAATAAGTCCATAATTTATGTCAACAGCCGGGAGCAGAGCGTTAAAATAGCCTCCTTTCTGAGAGATAACCTTCCAGCTTTAAAGGATCGAACGGCCTACTATAACGCGGGGCTTGATGCCGCAACCAGGCATGAAATCGAGGCCAGATTCAAGCGGGGGGACATTTCGGTGGTCGTCTCCACCAGCGCTTTCGGTGAAGGAGTCAACATCCCGGACATAAGCGACATCTTCATCTATCATATGCCCTTCAGTTTCATCGAGTACAATCAGGAGAGTGGCCGAGCGGGCAGGGACGGCGAGCGGGCCGACATCCACCTCCTGTTCGGCGAGGATGACGCCAAGATCAATCGCTTCATCTTGGAGTCGATGGCCCCTTCCAGAAAGAGTCTTACCGATCTCTATCTGACCCTAAAGAACCTATCTTCTACTTCAGGAAGTATCGAGGCAGGAAACTGCGATATCTTGAGCGAGCTGGAGGCGACCGGCAGCAAATTTTTGAGCGAATCGGGGATATATGCAGGGCTTAAGATATTCGAAGAGATCGGTCTCCTTGAGATCGTTGGAAGCCGGGGCGACAGGGTCATAAGACTCAAGAATCACTCGATGAAACTCTCTCTCTCGGATTCGGTAAGGTTCGAAGAGGGCGTTGACGAAAAGGACCTCTTTGCCAGCTTTAAGGACTGGGTTATGATGAGTGGTGAAGACGAACTCCTCTCGATGATAAATCAGCCCATCTACCCCAAAGGTCTGCTCAAAGTCGAATAA
- a CDS encoding LapA family protein, with protein sequence MLISLALILVLILFVTILAIENAAAVTISYGLGSVEVSLALVIVISVMVGGAMGMLAGITALIKTKKRTKKRQEEKERALLRAKEKEYAAKLIEACPPEPAPAPAPKVETEKS encoded by the coding sequence GTGCTCATTTCACTAGCTTTGATCCTTGTCTTGATCCTTTTTGTAACCATCTTGGCCATAGAGAACGCCGCCGCCGTCACAATATCCTATGGTCTGGGCAGCGTAGAGGTCTCTTTGGCCCTGGTCATCGTCATCTCGGTTATGGTCGGAGGGGCGATGGGGATGCTGGCCGGCATAACCGCTCTCATCAAGACCAAAAAGAGGACGAAAAAGAGGCAAGAAGAGAAAGAGAGAGCCCTTCTGCGGGCAAAAGAGAAGGAATACGCCGCAAAACTTATAGAGGCCTGTCCGCCGGAGCCGGCGCCGGCGCCGGCGCCTAAAGTGGAGACCGAGAAATCTTAA
- the secF gene encoding protein translocase subunit SecF, translating to MRKFDFMGRKNTWFIISAVLITMAALAMLFKGIRPGIDFKGGTLLDLAFKNEITAADVRDVLREFDLSNSTIQQVETKEFLIRSKKLDQATQKEILAAFETKAKIEEIRYIQDVGPGWGEQVTRGALLALAASLATILIYITLRFEYKMAFSAVAALLHDVVITVGVYALLGREVTPNMIAGLLTILGYSLYDTIVVFHRILENTRALGKRRYLDMVSDSLNQVLARSINTSLTTIIPVFILLLFGGETLRDFALVLVVGIIAGTYSSIFIASPLFAIWKETEPRYAPSEV from the coding sequence TTGAGAAAGTTCGATTTCATGGGGAGAAAGAATACCTGGTTTATAATCTCGGCCGTCCTGATAACCATGGCCGCTCTGGCCATGCTCTTTAAAGGGATCAGACCCGGCATAGACTTTAAGGGTGGGACCCTTTTGGATCTCGCCTTCAAGAACGAAATAACCGCCGCCGATGTCAGGGACGTGCTCAGGGAGTTCGATCTCTCTAACAGCACCATTCAACAGGTTGAGACCAAAGAGTTCTTGATAAGGTCCAAGAAGCTGGATCAGGCGACTCAGAAAGAGATCTTGGCCGCATTTGAGACCAAGGCCAAAATAGAGGAGATACGTTACATCCAGGATGTCGGCCCCGGCTGGGGAGAGCAGGTTACAAGGGGCGCGCTCCTCGCTTTGGCGGCGTCGCTGGCCACCATCCTTATCTACATCACTTTAAGGTTCGAGTACAAGATGGCCTTTTCGGCTGTGGCCGCCCTCTTGCACGACGTGGTCATTACGGTCGGTGTCTATGCGCTTTTGGGGCGCGAGGTTACGCCGAATATGATAGCAGGCCTTCTAACCATCCTTGGATACTCGCTCTACGACACCATCGTAGTCTTCCACCGCATCTTGGAGAATACCCGGGCGCTGGGTAAGAGAAGATATCTCGATATGGTGAGCGATTCTCTCAATCAGGTCCTGGCAAGATCTATAAATACCTCGCTCACCACCATAATACCTGTCTTCATCCTCCTCCTTTTCGGCGGAGAGACGCTCAGGGACTTTGCCCTGGTTTTGGTGGTTGGCATAATTGCCGGTACCTATTCGTCCATCTTCATAGCGAGCCCGCTCTTTGCCATCTGGAAGGAGACCGAGCCGAGATATGCTCCGAGCGAGGTTTAA
- the secD gene encoding protein translocase subunit SecD: MRQNTKNLISLSLVLVIILTAVYLIVPPSKSTKLGLDLKGGLSVLLTAQGTKEAPITEESMEQAMLVIRKRVDGLGVAEPQIQRQGLSSISIQLPGIEDPQMALEIIGKTAQLEFKEVLGLDGENYSLGETLLTGDKLKNALVSFDQFNNAKIDIEFTSEGTQIFADVTGRMVGKQLAIVLDGQVMSAPLVQEKISDGNANITGKFTIEEAKQLALVLKTGSLPVNLEIDENRMVGPTLGKDSLREGLVAGGIGLILVVLFMIAYYRGLGLITSMALIVFATIFWGIIAFIGRYQSWTLTLPGIAGMILSIGMAADSSIVIFERFKEEVRGGKSIRTAADVGFRNAIKTMVDANFVTLSAVIFLFFLAVGPVRGFAFTLILGVFIDLFTAFFFTRPMLALMAQVKLFNNHLFIGVKGVQN; the protein is encoded by the coding sequence TTGCGACAGAATACAAAGAATCTTATCTCGCTATCATTGGTACTCGTCATCATCTTGACGGCCGTCTACTTGATCGTTCCGCCGTCCAAATCGACAAAACTCGGTCTTGATCTCAAGGGTGGCCTTAGCGTTCTCTTGACCGCTCAGGGGACCAAGGAGGCTCCGATCACAGAGGAGTCAATGGAGCAGGCGATGCTGGTCATCAGAAAAAGGGTCGATGGTCTCGGCGTCGCCGAGCCTCAGATCCAGCGGCAGGGTCTATCCAGCATCTCCATCCAGCTTCCCGGAATCGAAGACCCACAGATGGCTTTGGAGATAATCGGCAAAACCGCTCAGCTCGAATTCAAAGAGGTGCTAGGTCTCGACGGTGAGAACTATAGTCTGGGCGAAACCCTTCTCACCGGAGATAAGCTCAAGAACGCCTTAGTCTCGTTCGACCAGTTCAACAACGCCAAGATCGATATCGAATTCACCTCAGAGGGAACGCAAATTTTTGCCGACGTTACGGGAAGGATGGTTGGCAAGCAGCTTGCCATAGTCTTGGACGGTCAGGTGATGTCGGCCCCGCTCGTTCAAGAGAAGATAAGCGACGGCAACGCCAACATAACAGGAAAATTCACGATTGAAGAAGCCAAACAACTGGCTCTCGTCCTTAAGACCGGCTCGCTCCCCGTAAACCTCGAAATCGATGAGAACCGGATGGTCGGCCCGACCCTGGGCAAGGATTCCTTAAGAGAAGGCCTTGTGGCCGGAGGCATCGGCCTTATATTAGTTGTTCTCTTCATGATCGCCTACTATCGCGGTCTCGGCCTCATAACCAGCATGGCCCTCATCGTTTTTGCCACCATCTTCTGGGGGATCATAGCCTTCATAGGGCGCTATCAGTCCTGGACGCTGACCCTGCCAGGAATCGCCGGAATGATCCTTAGCATCGGCATGGCGGCAGATTCATCCATCGTTATCTTTGAAAGATTCAAGGAAGAGGTGAGAGGGGGCAAGAGTATCCGCACAGCGGCGGATGTCGGCTTCAGAAATGCCATCAAGACCATGGTTGACGCCAACTTCGTCACCCTGTCGGCCGTAATTTTCCTCTTCTTTCTGGCCGTCGGTCCGGTCAGGGGATTCGCCTTTACCCTCATACTCGGCGTCTTCATAGACCTCTTTACGGCCTTCTTCTTCACCAGGCCGATGCTGGCCTTGATGGCTCAAGTCAAATTATTCAACAATCACCTGTTCATCGGGGTTAAGGGGGTCCAAAATTGA
- a CDS encoding HD domain-containing protein has protein sequence MSETLKPMFEEEELKEDRVTLDVLTKNETVPIYLDMADKYIGAIGFTEHGPRHAALVAHIAHNVLDRLRYPKREAELAAIAGYLHDIGNTISRQEHGLSGALLARSILKDMGMAEIEIALVMNAIGNHEEEYGWATHHITAALVLADKADVHRSRVRQQARSMSHQKNDIHDRVNYAAQKSFLRVDDAAKKISLEIQIDTTISKVMDYFEIFLTRMVMCRQAAEVLGCSFSLVINDVQLL, from the coding sequence ATGAGCGAGACGCTGAAGCCGATGTTCGAAGAGGAAGAATTAAAAGAAGATAGAGTAACCTTAGATGTTTTGACCAAGAACGAAACGGTCCCCATATACCTTGATATGGCCGACAAGTACATTGGGGCCATAGGATTCACCGAGCACGGCCCAAGACACGCCGCCCTGGTCGCCCACATAGCCCACAACGTCTTGGATAGGCTAAGATATCCCAAGAGAGAGGCTGAACTTGCGGCCATAGCAGGTTATCTGCACGATATCGGCAACACCATCAGCCGCCAGGAACACGGTCTTTCGGGCGCCTTGCTCGCTCGCAGCATTCTAAAGGATATGGGTATGGCCGAAATAGAGATTGCCCTGGTCATGAACGCCATCGGTAATCACGAAGAGGAGTATGGCTGGGCCACCCATCACATCACGGCCGCTCTGGTCCTGGCCGATAAAGCCGACGTCCACCGGAGCCGGGTGCGCCAACAGGCCCGTTCCATGTCGCACCAGAAAAATGACATCCACGATCGTGTCAACTATGCCGCCCAGAAATCCTTCCTCCGCGTCGATGACGCGGCCAAGAAGATATCGCTCGAGATACAGATAGATACCACCATCAGTAAGGTTATGGACTATTTTGAGATATTCTTGACCCGCATGGTCATGTGCCGTCAGGCGGCCGAAGTTTTGGGTTGCAGCTTCAGTCTGGTCATAAACGACGTTCAATTACTATAA
- the yajC gene encoding preprotein translocase subunit YajC translates to MSYLSLIYLVFLIGLFYLLLVKPQQARVKAHKQLVSELASGDEVITMGGVHGKVKSVGEETVELELADNVVVVFAKNSILAKK, encoded by the coding sequence TTGTCTTACTTAAGTCTTATCTATCTGGTCTTTTTGATCGGCCTATTCTATTTGCTCCTGGTCAAACCGCAGCAAGCCAGGGTTAAGGCTCACAAACAACTGGTCAGCGAGCTAGCCTCCGGAGACGAGGTCATCACCATGGGCGGCGTCCACGGCAAAGTGAAATCGGTGGGCGAGGAGACCGTCGAACTAGAGTTGGCCGATAATGTGGTAGTTGTGTTTGCCAAAAATTCCATTCTGGCCAAAAAGTAA
- the tgt gene encoding tRNA guanosine(34) transglycosylase Tgt, with the protein MSFSFEVRAVDSKTSARLARMETNHGEVDTPLFMPVGTRGAVKTMAPSELKLAGAKMILSNAYHLYLRPGNELIREAGGLHKFMAWDGPILTDSGGFQIFSLNETLKVKDEGVDFRSIIDGSLHHLSPEMAIEIQHDLGSDIMMALDECPPYPADKERILAAVERSLAWAKRCKERRELKETGQALFGIVQGGIYPDLRNYSLKGTVEIGFDGYGIGGFSVGEPHEMMFEILAGFLPEMPFEAPRYLMGVGNPESILHAISLGVDMFDCALPTRIARNGTAFTKKGNLNIKNAAFAKDLTSLDDTCKCYACANFTRAYIRHLFKAGEILALRLLTWHNLNFLFDMIAQASEAIQRGSFLDFKEDFLAEFGASSRRA; encoded by the coding sequence TTGTCGTTCTCTTTTGAAGTAAGGGCCGTGGACAGCAAGACCTCTGCGAGGCTGGCCAGGATGGAGACCAACCATGGAGAGGTAGATACGCCCTTATTCATGCCGGTTGGAACGAGGGGCGCAGTCAAGACGATGGCTCCGAGCGAGCTTAAACTTGCCGGAGCTAAGATGATCCTCTCCAACGCCTACCATCTCTACCTGCGTCCTGGAAATGAGCTGATCAGAGAGGCGGGCGGCCTCCATAAGTTTATGGCTTGGGATGGACCAATCCTGACCGATAGCGGTGGCTTTCAGATATTTAGTCTTAACGAGACGCTAAAAGTCAAAGATGAAGGGGTCGACTTCAGATCGATAATCGACGGGTCGCTTCATCATCTCAGCCCGGAGATGGCCATCGAGATTCAGCACGATCTCGGATCCGACATAATGATGGCCCTCGATGAATGCCCGCCCTATCCGGCCGATAAGGAACGGATCCTTGCCGCCGTCGAGCGGAGCCTGGCCTGGGCCAAACGGTGCAAAGAGAGACGCGAACTTAAAGAGACCGGCCAGGCTCTATTTGGAATAGTCCAGGGCGGCATATATCCCGATCTTCGGAATTACAGCTTGAAGGGGACGGTTGAGATTGGTTTCGACGGCTATGGGATCGGGGGCTTTTCCGTCGGAGAGCCTCATGAGATGATGTTTGAGATCCTGGCCGGATTTCTTCCCGAGATGCCCTTTGAAGCCCCTCGCTATCTGATGGGTGTCGGAAATCCCGAGAGCATCCTTCATGCCATTTCTCTTGGCGTAGATATGTTTGACTGCGCACTGCCAACCAGGATCGCAAGGAACGGCACCGCCTTTACAAAGAAAGGCAACCTAAACATCAAGAACGCCGCTTTCGCCAAGGACCTCACTTCTCTCGACGACACCTGTAAGTGCTACGCTTGCGCCAATTTTACGAGGGCCTATATCAGACATCTCTTTAAAGCGGGCGAAATCCTTGCCTTGCGTTTACTCACATGGCATAATTTAAACTTCCTGTTTGACATGATAGCCCAGGCGTCAGAGGCGATTCAAAGGGGCAGTTTCCTCGATTTCAAAGAGGACTTTTTAGCCGAATTCGGCGCATCGAGCAGAAGAGCTTGA
- the queA gene encoding tRNA preQ1(34) S-adenosylmethionine ribosyltransferase-isomerase QueA, whose translation MKISDFDYHLPKELIAQTPIEPRDASRLMIVERKRPIDWEDSKRGGKITHAAFSDIKGYLNPSDCLVLNDTRVIAARLIGERKGTKGQVELLLLKRRGDNLWEALVRPSRRLKPGSRVLFGPPKVGLSATILDELGEGKRLVDFETAKDFDGALKEVGILPLPPYITEELSDPERYQTVYSRAQGSVAAPTAGLHFTKDLISELKEVGVRFAHVTLDVGLDTFRPIKMEDPRDHKIHTERFSLSQAAADAINLSRKEKGRIIAVGTTSVRVLETAAGEGKDGNQVSPKDGLTSLFIYPGYRFRIVDALITNFHLPKSSLLLMVSAFAGTDLIKRAYEEAISERYRFFSFGDAMLII comes from the coding sequence ATGAAGATATCCGATTTTGATTATCATCTTCCCAAGGAGCTAATAGCCCAGACTCCCATCGAGCCAAGGGATGCCTCCCGCCTGATGATTGTCGAGCGAAAGCGGCCCATTGACTGGGAGGATTCAAAAAGAGGGGGCAAAATAACCCACGCCGCCTTTTCGGATATCAAGGGCTACTTAAACCCATCCGATTGCTTGGTTTTAAACGACACCCGGGTCATTGCTGCAAGGCTGATTGGAGAGCGGAAGGGGACTAAAGGCCAGGTCGAGCTGCTACTTCTCAAAAGAAGGGGCGATAATCTCTGGGAGGCCCTGGTTAGACCAAGCCGCCGTCTTAAGCCTGGAAGCAGGGTCTTATTCGGCCCGCCCAAGGTGGGCTTGAGCGCGACCATTCTGGATGAACTTGGAGAGGGAAAGAGGCTGGTGGATTTCGAGACTGCTAAAGATTTCGACGGAGCCCTAAAAGAGGTCGGCATCCTTCCGCTTCCTCCCTACATAACTGAAGAACTCAGCGACCCAGAGCGTTATCAGACCGTCTATTCCAGGGCGCAAGGATCGGTTGCCGCCCCGACGGCCGGCCTTCATTTCACAAAAGATTTGATATCCGAGCTCAAAGAGGTGGGCGTAAGATTTGCCCACGTTACTCTGGACGTCGGTTTGGATACCTTTCGGCCGATCAAGATGGAGGATCCGAGGGACCATAAGATCCATACCGAACGCTTCTCGCTTAGCCAGGCGGCTGCGGATGCGATCAACTTAAGCCGTAAAGAGAAAGGCCGGATCATCGCGGTTGGGACGACTTCCGTCAGGGTGCTGGAGACGGCCGCAGGCGAAGGAAAGGACGGCAACCAAGTGAGCCCAAAGGATGGCCTTACATCGCTTTTCATTTACCCCGGCTATCGTTTCAGAATCGTGGACGCCCTGATTACCAACTTTCATCTGCCCAAATCGAGCCTCCTCCTCATGGTCTCAGCCTTTGCTGGGACGGATTTGATAAAGAGGGCTTACGAGGAGGCCATAAGCGAGAGATACCGCTTCTTCAGCTTTGGGGATGCCATGCTCATAATCTAG
- a CDS encoding DUF2905 domain-containing protein → MNFESLGRMLITFGLVILIVGALFFALGHLGFKGLPGDIFIKRDGFSLHFPWVTSIVVSLVLTILINLILHLFRR, encoded by the coding sequence ATGAACTTCGAATCGCTTGGCCGGATGCTGATAACGTTTGGCCTTGTCATCTTGATAGTCGGCGCCCTATTTTTTGCCCTTGGCCACCTTGGTTTCAAAGGCTTGCCCGGCGACATCTTCATCAAGCGGGATGGCTTTAGCCTCCACTTTCCCTGGGTTACCTCTATAGTGGTCAGCCTGGTTTTGACCATCCTCATCAACCTCATTCTCCATCTCTTTAGACGCTGA
- a CDS encoding epoxyqueuosine reductase QueH, whose product MRLLLHVCCAPCLIYPLKVLKDKGFEVTLFFFNSNIDSRGEFDRRCDQVRDYALKEGLSLEVVSFDPTIFEDKVRAGLKERCRLCYDIRLSGVAQFAKAGRFDAFSTTLLVSLHQDQDEIGEAGWRTAFESNVEFIFIDFRQGFRSAQNEARELGLYIQNYCGCAYSKEESRIRRSKK is encoded by the coding sequence ATGAGACTTTTGCTTCACGTCTGCTGTGCGCCTTGTCTGATATATCCGCTTAAGGTTCTAAAGGATAAGGGCTTTGAGGTGACCCTCTTCTTCTTCAATTCAAATATCGATTCTAGGGGGGAGTTTGATAGAAGGTGCGATCAGGTTAGAGATTACGCACTTAAAGAAGGCCTTTCGCTCGAGGTCGTCTCCTTTGATCCCACCATCTTTGAGGATAAGGTCAGGGCGGGTTTGAAGGAACGCTGCCGCCTCTGTTATGATATCCGTTTAAGTGGGGTGGCCCAGTTTGCCAAAGCAGGGCGCTTCGATGCGTTTAGCACGACGCTTCTGGTCAGTCTCCATCAAGATCAGGATGAGATAGGGGAGGCCGGCTGGCGGACGGCATTTGAATCGAATGTCGAATTCATCTTCATAGATTTTAGGCAGGGCTTTAGGAGCGCTCAGAATGAAGCCAGGGAGCTCGGTCTCTACATCCAAAATTACTGCGGCTGCGCCTATAGCAAAGAGGAGAGTCGCATAAGAAGGAGCAAGAAATGA
- a CDS encoding DUF2769 domain-containing protein has translation MKVDDTKENMERCICMSCPTYDECMKGKSEGFFCAWGKSGCGFKKLGCICGECPLSGEYMLNKMYYCSIGASE, from the coding sequence ATGAAAGTTGACGACACAAAGGAGAACATGGAGAGGTGCATTTGCATGAGCTGCCCAACTTACGACGAATGTATGAAGGGAAAAAGCGAAGGCTTCTTCTGCGCGTGGGGCAAAAGCGGCTGCGGCTTTAAAAAGCTCGGCTGCATCTGTGGGGAGTGTCCTCTCTCTGGTGAATATATGCTTAACAAGATGTATTACTGCTCGATTGGGGCGTCCGAATAG